A section of the Bacteroidales bacterium genome encodes:
- a CDS encoding O-antigen ligase family protein, whose product MFFKESIHKRIYIFSLFLLSIAIPTSVFLMSLSQFILYGNWILEGRFKEKWTRLTNNKNLWIFISIYFIHLLWLFPPQDYSYALNDLRIKLPMALMPFFIASSEPLDRRTMKFLFTTFAISVIFVSFITLYRWIFQESLGISDYRQVSPFISHIRYSLMIVFSIFILFNYSFIEKENKKTLRIAYFIAMLYLIVLIFILRVNTGIFIFSILSFIVFAYFLVKSSSCIKWFLSVAIVVMLVFLYNYSKNIWNSFIIGMNTTAPDSLVYTPNGNLYSFIKESKEVENGKKVWYYIQEDELRKEWNKRSSICYDCLDFKGNQLKFTLIRYLTSKGLTKDSLGCSKLTTEDIKAIEKGIANFQYTRRWSLYPYIYSFMWDYYSHRYLGYVNGSSLFQRVEYLRTAIAIINEHFWFGVGTGNVQKSFNKKYDELKSPLTYEFRLRAHNQFVTFLLTFGIFAFIWILFAFIYPYFKHLTKPKFLPIIFFLIVIISFFNEDTLETQAGITFVVFFYTLFTFARQQNEVTKPSQYERPNI is encoded by the coding sequence ATGTTTTTTAAAGAGTCCATACATAAAAGAATATATATTTTTTCGCTTTTTTTACTCTCTATTGCTATCCCAACTTCTGTTTTTCTGATGAGCCTTTCGCAATTTATTTTATACGGCAATTGGATTTTAGAAGGTCGTTTCAAAGAAAAATGGACTCGTTTAACTAACAATAAAAACCTATGGATATTTATTTCGATATACTTTATACACTTACTGTGGTTATTTCCACCACAAGACTATTCTTATGCGCTCAATGATTTAAGAATTAAGTTACCCATGGCACTTATGCCCTTTTTTATTGCCTCATCTGAACCGTTGGATCGTAGAACAATGAAATTTTTATTTACAACCTTTGCTATTTCTGTTATTTTTGTTTCATTTATCACGCTTTACCGATGGATTTTTCAAGAATCTCTAGGAATTTCTGATTATCGCCAAGTATCTCCCTTTATTTCGCATATCCGCTATTCGTTGATGATTGTATTTTCGATATTTATTTTATTTAATTACAGCTTTATTGAAAAAGAAAACAAAAAAACACTTCGTATTGCTTACTTTATCGCTATGCTTTATCTTATTGTGTTAATTTTTATACTCAGAGTAAATACTGGAATTTTTATCTTTTCAATTCTTAGTTTTATCGTTTTTGCGTATTTCCTCGTAAAATCATCATCGTGTATCAAATGGTTTTTAAGTGTTGCCATAGTTGTAATGCTCGTTTTTCTTTATAATTATAGCAAAAATATATGGAATAGTTTCATTATTGGAATGAATACAACTGCACCCGACTCGTTGGTTTATACACCTAATGGCAATTTGTATTCATTCATAAAAGAAAGTAAAGAAGTTGAAAATGGCAAAAAGGTTTGGTACTACATTCAAGAAGATGAACTTAGAAAAGAATGGAATAAACGCAGCTCTATTTGCTACGATTGTTTGGATTTTAAAGGTAACCAATTAAAATTCACTCTTATACGATACTTAACATCGAAAGGATTGACTAAAGACTCGTTAGGTTGTTCAAAACTCACAACAGAAGACATAAAAGCTATTGAAAAAGGAATTGCAAATTTTCAATACACTCGTAGATGGTCGCTCTATCCTTATATTTATTCTTTTATGTGGGATTACTATTCCCATCGCTACCTGGGTTATGTTAATGGAAGCTCGCTTTTTCAACGTGTTGAATACCTTAGAACAGCCATAGCCATTATCAATGAGCATTTTTGGTTTGGTGTTGGTACTGGCAATGTTCAAAAATCGTTTAATAAAAAATACGATGAACTCAAAAGTCCACTAACATATGAATTCAGATTAAGAGCACATAATCAATTTGTTACCTTCTTACTAACATTCGGAATTTTTGCGTTTATCTGGATTCTGTTTGCTTTTATCTATCCATATTTTAAACACTTAACCAAACCCAAGTTTTTACCTATTATTTTCTTTTTAATAGTTATTATCTCATTTTTCAACGAAGACACACTCGAAACCCAAGCTGGGATTACTTTTGTTGTATTCTTTTATACCCTATTCACTTTTGCAAGGCAACAAAACGAAGTCACTAAGCCTTCTCAATACGAACGACCGAATATTTAA
- a CDS encoding ATP-binding cassette domain-containing protein: MSETILKALMRLFAIIADVDSENEGGVSDKGREVVASYLKQQLSQELVDQYLALFDQYFQEQQGKKGKKRLSANSVKVLAICSRINDELRQEQKILVLLKLLEFINYNEIIGEYELEFVKTVSETFNIPALEYENCKALILEKPDKIPYKEHLLIIDNQLQNFIEGAKHIYNEQLKGQLVVLHIESTNMYAFGYIGDETLYLNGQLIYPKRVYILVKGSTIRSSKLAPIYYSDVVATFLSTKQSQKITFTAKHVSFKFKNSNNGLHDFNFSEETGQLIGVMGGSGAGKSTLLSILNGNLKPDEGEVLINGFNVHTEKEKIKGVIGFVPQDDLLIEELTVYQNLYYNAKLCFAKFNEEQIHDAVVKVLQDLDLYEIRNLKVGGPLNKFISGGQRKRLNIALELIREPDIMFVDEPTSGLSSMDSEMVMDLLKEITLKGKLAIVNIHQPSSDIFKLFDKILILDKGGYPIYYGNPVESLIYFKKAINHVNADESECRCCGNVNPEQVLQIVETKVVDEYGKLTRNRKFAPSEWFKLYKTTLDNAFKEKKYEKVIPTNNFDIPSRWNQFKIFIIRDVLSKLTNKQYVLLNFLEAPVLAIILGYFTKYIAGERYIFSENENLFAYLFMAIVVALFLGMTVSAEEIIRDRKILQREKFLNLSRFSYINAKVIIMFVLSSIQMITFVLIGNTILGIKGLTPEYYWILFTTACFANMLGLNISSALNSVVTIYILIPFILVPQLLLSGVIVKFDKLHKSVASVRYVPIAGDLMTSRWAFEALAVTQFKKNKWEKNFFEIDQRKSFNEFRFNYLIPELLNRLDACERYLTDKSVNVSFDKNLLIIKNEITVLEQLFAKKKFKNFEQLNPEKFNANVASKVRDYLEEKRKFFVKQYNKATADGDKKLSELSQKYSQSDLVKLKEDYYNISLADLVTNKNTFQTLVEDNDRLIQLTKPIFKDPESNYGRAHFYAPYKRIGSIEIDTFWFNTMFIWFTTIFMYIALQFDWLRKLLTSSIWLKIKFFKKNDD, translated from the coding sequence ATGAGCGAAACCATTTTAAAAGCACTTATGCGTCTTTTTGCGATTATTGCCGATGTAGATAGCGAAAACGAAGGTGGCGTTAGCGATAAAGGGCGCGAGGTGGTTGCATCTTATTTAAAACAACAATTAAGTCAAGAACTTGTCGATCAATATTTAGCTCTTTTCGATCAATATTTTCAGGAACAACAAGGCAAAAAAGGTAAGAAACGCCTATCGGCTAATAGTGTAAAAGTTTTAGCTATTTGCTCAAGAATAAACGATGAGCTTCGTCAAGAACAAAAAATTTTGGTACTTCTTAAGTTGCTTGAATTTATTAATTATAATGAAATTATTGGTGAATATGAATTAGAATTTGTCAAAACTGTTTCAGAAACATTTAATATTCCAGCTTTAGAGTACGAAAATTGTAAAGCCTTAATCCTCGAAAAACCCGATAAAATTCCTTACAAAGAACATTTACTCATTATAGATAATCAACTCCAAAATTTTATTGAAGGCGCTAAACATATATATAACGAACAGCTTAAAGGACAATTAGTTGTTTTGCATATTGAGAGTACCAATATGTATGCTTTTGGGTACATCGGCGACGAAACACTTTATTTAAATGGTCAACTTATTTACCCTAAAAGAGTTTATATTTTAGTAAAAGGATCCACTATTAGAAGCTCAAAATTAGCTCCAATTTATTACAGCGATGTAGTAGCCACATTTCTTAGTACCAAACAATCGCAAAAAATTACTTTTACAGCTAAACACGTTTCATTTAAATTTAAAAATTCAAATAATGGTTTACACGATTTTAATTTTAGCGAAGAGACGGGACAATTAATTGGTGTAATGGGAGGAAGTGGAGCCGGTAAATCAACTTTATTAAGTATATTAAATGGTAATTTAAAACCTGACGAGGGCGAAGTTCTTATCAATGGTTTTAATGTTCATACTGAAAAAGAAAAAATTAAAGGTGTTATCGGATTTGTTCCTCAAGATGATTTATTAATCGAAGAACTGACCGTATATCAGAATCTTTATTACAATGCCAAACTTTGCTTTGCAAAATTTAATGAAGAACAAATTCATGATGCGGTAGTTAAAGTATTGCAAGACTTAGATTTATATGAAATTCGCAATTTAAAGGTTGGCGGACCATTAAACAAATTTATCAGTGGTGGACAACGTAAACGCTTGAATATCGCTTTAGAGTTGATTCGCGAACCCGATATAATGTTTGTTGATGAGCCTACATCTGGTCTCTCTTCGATGGATTCTGAAATGGTCATGGATTTGCTAAAAGAAATTACATTAAAAGGTAAGTTAGCTATTGTAAACATACACCAACCATCGTCCGATATTTTTAAATTATTCGATAAGATTCTTATCCTTGATAAGGGTGGATATCCCATATATTATGGCAACCCAGTTGAATCGCTCATATATTTCAAAAAAGCTATCAATCATGTAAATGCCGATGAAAGTGAGTGTCGTTGTTGCGGTAATGTTAACCCCGAGCAGGTTTTGCAAATTGTTGAAACCAAGGTTGTTGATGAATATGGAAAGCTCACACGGAATAGAAAATTTGCACCTTCCGAATGGTTTAAACTTTATAAAACTACATTAGATAATGCTTTTAAAGAAAAGAAATACGAAAAAGTAATTCCAACCAATAATTTTGATATTCCATCACGTTGGAATCAGTTTAAAATATTCATTATTCGCGATGTTCTTTCTAAACTTACTAATAAACAATACGTCCTTCTTAATTTTTTAGAAGCCCCTGTTCTTGCAATTATTTTAGGATATTTTACAAAGTATATTGCTGGCGAACGATACATTTTTAGCGAAAACGAAAATCTTTTTGCATATCTGTTTATGGCTATTGTGGTTGCTTTGTTTTTAGGAATGACAGTTAGTGCCGAAGAGATTATTCGCGACAGAAAAATTTTGCAACGCGAAAAGTTTTTAAACTTAAGCCGCTTTAGTTATATAAATGCAAAAGTGATTATAATGTTTGTATTGTCGTCAATTCAAATGATAACTTTTGTGTTGATAGGTAATACCATATTAGGGATAAAAGGATTAACGCCCGAATATTATTGGATTTTGTTTACTACTGCTTGTTTTGCCAATATGTTAGGATTAAACATTTCGTCGGCTCTTAACTCAGTTGTAACTATTTACATTTTGATACCCTTTATTTTAGTACCTCAACTTTTATTAAGTGGGGTAATTGTTAAGTTTGATAAATTACATAAATCGGTCGCAAGTGTTCGTTATGTGCCTATTGCTGGCGATTTAATGACCTCACGTTGGGCATTTGAAGCTTTAGCAGTTACACAGTTTAAGAAAAACAAATGGGAAAAAAATTTTTTTGAAATCGATCAACGAAAAAGTTTTAATGAGTTTCGTTTTAACTATTTAATACCCGAATTACTTAACCGTTTAGATGCATGCGAGCGTTATCTTACCGATAAATCGGTGAATGTTTCTTTTGATAAAAATTTGCTCATTATTAAAAATGAAATTACTGTGTTGGAGCAATTATTTGCAAAAAAGAAATTTAAAAATTTTGAACAACTTAACCCCGAAAAATTTAATGCTAATGTAGCCTCGAAAGTTCGTGATTACCTCGAAGAAAAACGAAAGTTTTTTGTAAAACAATATAATAAAGCAACGGCCGATGGTGATAAAAAACTAAGTGAGTTGTCTCAAAAATATTCTCAATCTGATTTGGTTAAATTAAAAGAAGACTATTATAATATTTCGCTTGCCGATTTAGTTACAAATAAAAATACTTTTCAAACATTAGTTGAAGACAATGATCGCTTAATTCAATTGACAAAGCCTATTTTTAAAGACCCTGAATCGAATTATGGAAGAGCTCATTTTTATGCTCCATATAAACGTATAGGAAGTATTGAAATAGATACATTCTGGTTTAATACAATGTTTATTTGGTTTACAACTATTTTTATGTATATAGCTCTTCAGTTTGATTGGTTAAGAAAATTGTTGACTAGTTCTATATGGTTAAAAATTAAATTTTTTAAAAAGAATGACGATTAG
- a CDS encoding endonuclease/exonuclease/phosphatase family protein yields the protein MSLNNKKKKSLFRRIVKSLFISIYIFNSLLLILALLAKYIDANTWSLPTIFALGFPYIFLVFIIFSIIALYRKYFTTLLILLPFFVWGISVFNKYLNITSIFYSKNCTIPSTKSFDVMTFNVRLFDVYNWKNHHPNHQNILDFIVKQSPDIACFQEYYYQSDGKYITTDFLLKGIKTENIHTYFPVVNRKTDFFGIATITRFPIVNKGEITFSGTSNMCIYTDILVHSDTVRIYNMHLESVRLGSEDYAFISSLEHKPDSLELNKSKSVLRRLINASKKRNTQATIIAQHINTCPFPVIVCGDFNDTPSSYTYSVISKNLNDSYSLIDKYLGSTYNGNIPFLRIDYILYSDDFNSCNYQIHRINVSDHFPVTCTMTLKP from the coding sequence ATGAGTTTAAACAATAAAAAGAAAAAAAGCCTATTTCGACGCATTGTAAAAAGCTTGTTTATTAGTATTTATATATTTAATTCACTTCTTCTTATACTAGCTTTGTTAGCCAAGTATATAGATGCTAATACGTGGTCATTACCGACCATTTTTGCATTAGGATTTCCTTATATTTTTTTAGTTTTTATTATTTTTTCTATTATTGCTTTGTATCGTAAATACTTTACAACCCTTCTAATTTTATTACCTTTTTTTGTTTGGGGAATTAGTGTCTTTAACAAATATTTAAATATTACTTCTATCTTTTATTCTAAAAACTGCACCATACCATCCACTAAATCATTTGATGTTATGACTTTTAATGTTCGGTTATTTGATGTTTACAATTGGAAAAACCATCACCCCAATCACCAAAACATATTAGATTTTATTGTAAAACAAAGCCCCGATATAGCTTGCTTTCAGGAGTATTATTATCAAAGCGACGGCAAATACATTACAACAGATTTCTTGCTTAAAGGCATAAAAACTGAAAATATTCATACTTATTTTCCTGTAGTTAATAGAAAAACAGACTTCTTTGGTATTGCTACTATTACACGATTTCCTATTGTTAATAAAGGAGAAATAACTTTTTCGGGTACCTCGAATATGTGTATATATACCGATATTCTTGTACACTCAGATACTGTAAGAATATATAATATGCATCTCGAGAGTGTTAGGTTAGGTAGCGAAGATTATGCTTTTATTTCGTCGCTAGAGCATAAACCCGATAGTCTGGAACTGAATAAATCGAAATCTGTTTTACGCCGACTCATCAATGCTTCCAAAAAAAGGAATACTCAAGCAACAATCATAGCTCAACATATTAACACATGCCCCTTCCCTGTTATTGTTTGTGGTGATTTTAACGACACCCCTTCTTCTTACACATATTCCGTAATTTCTAAAAACTTAAATGATAGTTATTCATTAATTGACAAATATTTAGGCTCGACATACAATGGTAATATTCCATTTTTGCGAATTGATTACATATTGTACAGTGATGATTTTAATTCGTGTAATTACCAAATTCATAGAATAAATGTTAGCGACCACTTTCCTGTAACTTGTACCATGACATTAAAGCCTTAA
- a CDS encoding rhomboid family intramembrane serine protease: MKNIILKYWNKFKYGNYLTKLLYINIAVYILVSLSRLFVFLMHFENQGVYYVLNYLMLPANLDSLKYFPWTPITYMFTHEEILHIVFNMLWFYWFGKIFIDYLSSKKLLYTYVIGGLLGALFYILAFNLFPAFKDIVSVSKALGASAAVIAVVVTISFYIPEYRMNLLLIGQVKLKHIAIFTIVIDFLSIASENSGGHIAHLGGAFYGVCYGLLLRQPKLKFPSIRIPKFKRNISFSQKNVREMNDQEYNFRKAQLQKEIDRILDKISKQGYESLSKKEKETLFKSSHK, from the coding sequence TAATTATTTAACTAAGTTATTGTATATTAATATTGCCGTTTATATACTTGTTAGTCTATCACGCCTATTTGTATTTTTAATGCATTTTGAAAATCAAGGGGTTTATTATGTTTTAAACTACTTAATGTTGCCAGCCAATTTAGATAGCTTAAAATACTTTCCATGGACACCTATAACTTATATGTTTACGCACGAAGAAATTCTTCATATAGTTTTTAACATGCTTTGGTTTTACTGGTTTGGTAAAATTTTCATTGATTATTTAAGTTCAAAAAAATTATTATACACTTATGTGATAGGTGGATTATTGGGTGCACTTTTTTACATTTTAGCCTTTAATTTATTTCCTGCTTTTAAAGATATAGTTTCTGTTTCAAAGGCTTTAGGAGCTTCAGCTGCTGTTATTGCAGTTGTTGTTACAATATCGTTTTATATACCCGAATATAGAATGAACCTATTATTAATTGGACAAGTTAAACTTAAGCATATTGCAATCTTTACTATTGTAATCGATTTTCTTAGTATTGCTAGCGAAAATAGTGGTGGGCATATTGCTCATTTGGGTGGTGCATTTTATGGAGTTTGTTATGGTTTGCTTTTACGTCAACCTAAACTTAAGTTTCCTTCTATTCGAATTCCTAAATTTAAAAGAAATATAAGCTTTTCTCAAAAAAATGTTAGAGAAATGAACGACCAAGAATACAATTTTAGAAAAGCTCAACTTCAAAAAGAAATTGATAGAATATTAGACAAAATTTCAAAACAAGGTTACGAAAGTCTTAGTAAAAAAGAAAAAGAAACACTTTTCAAATCTAGCCACAAATGA